The uncultured Mailhella sp. genome segment GTCATTGCCGGCGGCGAACGCATCGACTCCACGCGCAAGCTCCTGCAGATGGTGTACGATTCCCTGCAGGCCGGCGGCGCGGGCGTTTCCATCGGCCGCAACGTGTTTGAACATCCCCGCCGCGTGGATCTCATGCGCGCCATGAACGCCCTCGTTCACTCGAACGCCTCCGTGGACGACGCCATGGCCATCGTGGGCGAAGACTAACCCTTTTGAAGGATCGTCCATGAACATCTATTTCAAAAGCGTGCCCTTCAGCAAGAACGACGTGACTCTCGCGCTGGAATCCGGCGTGGACGGGGTCATCGTTCCCGCCGACAAGGTGGAATCCGTGTCCGTGCTCTCCCGCACTCCCGTCATTGCGGAAGAGGACATGCCCTCCTGCGCCATGACCTCCAAGGCCGACGAAGAACAGATCCGCGACTCGCTCCGTTCGGGGAAGCAGGTGGTTCTCGCCCGGGGATGGGAGATCATTCCCGTGGAAAACCTGCTCGCCCAGTGCGACAACGTGACGGCCGAAGCCGGAACGCTGGAGGAAGCCGTGCTTGCGTCCGGCATTCTTCAGCGCGGCGTGCAGGGCATCGTGGTGTTGCCCGAAGCCATCGGCGACCTCAAGGAAATCGTGTCGCGCTGCAAGATCAGCCGGGAACACGAAGACCTGGAGGAAGCCGAAATCGTCCGCGTGGAGCCCGCCGGACTCGGACACCGCGTGTGCATCGACACCATGTCCATGCTGCACCGCGGTCAGGGCATGCTGGTAGGCAATTCCAGCGCCTTCACCTTCCTGGTTCACGCCGAAACGGAACACAACGAATACGTGGCATCCCGCCCCTTCCGCGTGAACGCGGGCGCGGTTCACGCCTACGTTCGTCTGCCCGGCGACGCCACGACCTACCTTTCGGAAGTGACCGCCGGAACGCAGATGCTCGTCGTGGACTACACGGGAGCCACCAGCATCGCCACCGCCGGAAGAGTGAAGATTGAAGTGCGTCCCATGCTGCTCGTGGAGGCGAAGGTCGGGGACAAGACGGGCGCCGTGTTCCTTCAGAACGCCGAAACCATACGGCTGACCGCTCCCGACGGAACCCCCGTGAGCGTGGTGACGCTCAAGCCCGGCGACAAGGTGCTCTGTCGCACCGACGAGGCCGGACGTCACTTCGGCATGCGCATCAAGGAAGACATTCAGGAGAAATAGAGTATGGCAGAGCCTTTCCAGATTCCGGGCCTCGCAGACCTGCGCAGGCAGATTGACGACGTGGACTCCCAGCTTCTTGAGCTTCTGAACCGGCGGGCAGGCCTGAGCGTGGCCGTCGGACAGGCCAAGAGACAGGTGTCGGGCAAGGTGTTCGATCCGGCCAGGGAGGCCAGGCTTCTGGAAGGGCTCGCCAAACGCAACCCCGGTCCGCTGAAGACGGAGCACATCCTTTCCATCTGGCGCGCCGTGCTCTCCGCTTCCCGTTCTCTGCAAAAACCGTGCGCCGTGGCCTATCTCGGCCCGGAAGGCACGTTCTCCTACTTCGCGGCCATGGACTTTCTCGGCGAATCCATGACCTTCGTGCCCTGCCGCGACTTCCATGAAATTTTCCGCGGCGTGAGCCTCGGCCAGTTCGACGCGGGCGTCATTCCGCTGGAAAATTCCATTCACGGCACCATCACCCAGAGCTTCGACCTGTTCTCTCAGTACGAGGTGAACATTCAGGCCGAATTCTATTCCCGCATCGCCAACAGCCTGCTCAGCCGGGAAACGTCGCTCGACAACGTGAAAACCGTGTACTCGCACGCGCAGCCGCTCGGCCAGTGCGCCACCTGGCTGCGCGCCCATCTGCCCGGAGCAAGGCTCGTTTCCGTGGACTCCACGGCCGCCGCCGCATGGAAGGCCTCGCAGGAAGCGGGAGCCGCGTCCATAGGTCACCGCAGCATGGCCGAAAAGCTGGGCATGGGCTCCCTTGCCGACAACATTCAGGACGACGCCGCCAACTGGACGCGCTTCGTGCTCATCCGCGCGGGTGAAGTCCCTGCCGGAAGCCCGCACGAAACCGACGCCGACAACTTCAAGTCGTCGCTGCTCTTCACGGTGAAGAACAAGGCCGGCACGCTCTGCGACGTGCTCAACGTGTTCTCCGCGCACAAGGTGAACATGACCAAGCTCGAATCCCGTCCGCTGAAGGGCCGGTGCTGGGACTACATTTTCTTTGCCGACGTGGAATGCGATCTCACCGCCTCCCGCCGCGCCGATCTCATCCGCGATCTTGCCGCCTGCTGCACGTCTCTGCGCGTGCTCGGCTGCTATCCCGAAGGACCGCGTCTCGATTCAACCGCCAACACCACAGGATTCTGATTCATGATAACGCTTCAGGCCCCCGCATCCAAATCCGTCTCCCACCGCACGCTCATTGCGGCCGCGCTCGCACACGGCTCGTCGCTGGTGCGCCACGCGCTCTCCAGCGCCGATCTTGAGCGCACGCGCGACATTCTCCACACCGCAGGGGCCGTCATGGAGGATCTCGGCGACGGAAACTGGCGCGTGCAGGGCATGGAGAAAGGCCCGGTCGGCGGAATTGACGAGCCCGCCGACTGCAACGTGGGCGAATCGGGCACCACCTGCCGCCTGCTCACCGCCGTGCTGGCCGCCGGTCGCGGCTCGTTCCGCATTCACGGCGTTCCGAGAATGCACGAACGCCCCATCGGCGCGCTCGCCAAGGCCCTTCAGGCGCTCGGCGCTCGCGTGACCTTTGAGGAAAAGGAAGGCTATCCGCCCCTCGTGCTTTCCACGGACGGCCTTGCCGGCGGCGACGTGGACATGAGCGTGGACGAATCGAGTCAGTTTCTTTCCGGCCTGCTTCTGGCCGCGCCCTTCTGCCCCTCGCCGCTGCGCATTTCTCTCACGGGCAAAAAGGTGGTCTCCTGGCCCTACGTGGGACTCACGCTGCAGGTGCTGGAAGACTTCGGCATCGCCTTTGAGGTGGAAACGCTGGCGGGCGGCGCATGGAAGCGCGTGCCGTGGAAAAGCGTTCAGGAAGCGCGGCCCGGAGAGCTTCGCATCACCGTGCATCCCGGCAGCTACAAAAGCGGCGAATACCGCGTGGAAGGCGACTGGTCCGGAGCCTCGTACCTTCTTGCCGCCGGAGCCGTGGGCCGCGAGCCCGTGCTCGTGACGGGGCTTCGCCCCGACTCCTTGCAGGGCGACCGCGCCATCCTGAGCATTCTGCGGGACATGGGCGCGTCCATCGACGTGCGCGGCGACGGCATTCTCGTGAGTCCCTCGAAGATGCACGGCATCACCGTGGACATGGGCGCCTGCCCCGATCTCGTGCCCACCGTGGCCATGACGGCGGCCTATGCCGAAGGCGAAACGCGCATGGAAAACATCGCCCACCTCCGCCTCAAGGAATGCGACCGCATTTCCGCCTGCGCCGCGGAACTTTCCCGCATCGGCGCGTCCGTGGAGGAAGGAGCGGATTATCTTGTCGTGCGCGGCCTTGCGCCGGATACGCCTTCCATTCCCGAAGGCACGGTATTTCACGCCTACAACGATCACCGCATCGCCATGTCCGCGTCGCTGCTCGGCCTCGGCCGGGGGCAGCGCGTCGTGGTGGACGATCCCGCCGTGGTGTGCAAGTCCTTCCCCGAATTCTGGAACGTGTGGAGCGCCCTTGCATGAGCGAACGCATCGTCATTGTAGGGTGCCGCGGCCGCATGGGCTCCATGCTCATGGAGCGATTCGGCCGCAATCCGGAACTTGCCCCCGCAGGTCTCGATCTGCCCTTTGAGGAGCAGGCCGTGCAGGAGGCCTGTCGGGGTGCGCGCCTGGTGCTTTTGTGCATACCGGCCACGGCCATAGCCGACACCGTCGCCCTGCTTCGCCCCTTCATGGAGAAAAGCGCCATCCTTGCCGACATCACCTCGGTAAAGGAACTGCCCATGCAGCACATGGAAAGTCTGTGGGACGGGCCGGTGGTGGGCACGCATCCGCTCTTCGGGCCCGTGCCCGCGCAGGACTTGGAACTGCGCGTGACCATCGTGCCCGGCAGGCGGGCCTCGGAAGAGGACACATGTTTTGTGGAGAGCCTGTTTCAGGGCTTCGGCTGCGTGACCTTCCGCGCCACGGCCGAAGAACACGACATCGCGGAAGCCAAGATTCAGGGCATGAACTTCATCACGAGCGCGGTGTATTTCGCCATGACGGCGGAAGACCCCGCGCTCCTGCCGTACATAACGCCCTCCTTCCTGCGGCGCATGAACTCCTCGGAAAAGCAGCTCATGGAAGACGGCGCGCTGTTCACCTGGCTTTTCGAGGCCAATCCCCACAGTCAGGCCATGACGCGCCAGTACCGCAATCTGCTTTCGCTGGCCGCCGCGGGCGATGTGGACCTCATTCTGCACAAGGCCCGCTGGTGGTGGAAGGAAGGCGAGGAAAAAAAGAAAATTCACGAAGAAGCCCGCAAGGTGGCTCTCCAGTCGGCCCGTATGGGGCTGAAAAAAGGACTACAATAATGCGTTACAGCCTGTTCGGCGAATCCCACGGCCCGGCCATCGGCGTCGTGCTTCAGGGCGTCCCCTCGGGACTCGACATCGACGAGGACTTCATCCGCGCCGAAATGGCGCGCCGCGCGCCCGGCAAATCGCCGCTTGCCACGGCAAGGAATGAAAAGGACGAAGTGCGCATCCTGAGCGGCGTGTTCGAGGGCAAGGCCTGCGGCACGCCCCTTTGCGGCGTGATAGAAAACACCGACACCCGCTCCCGCGACTACGCCGCCACCCGCTGGCTCGCCCGTCCCGGCCACGCGGACTTCACCGCTCATCTGCGCTACCGCGGTTTTGAGGACTACCGCGGCGGCGGTCACTTTTCCGGCCGCCTCACGGCTCCGCTGGTCTTTGCCGGAGCCGTGGCCAAGCTGGCCCTGCGCGCCCGGGGCGTGGAAGTGCTCGCGCGCGTCAAAAGCATTGCGGGCATCGATGACGCCCCCCTCGATCTCGCCACTCCCGATGCCGAGGCTCTGCGGGCCGCGGCCCGCAAGCCCCTGCCCGTCATCGACGACGCGCGCGGCGAAGCCATGCAGCAGGCCATTCTCGACGCCCGAGGCGACGGCGATTCCGTGGGCGGACTCATCCAGTGCTTTGCGCTCAACGTTCCCGCCGGACTCGGCAGCCCGGACTTCGATGAAAACATCGAAACCCTCATCGCACGGCACATGTTTGCCGTGCCCGCGGTCAAGGGCCTGGCCTTCGGCGCGGGCTTCGACTTCGCTTCCATGCGCGGAAGCGAGGCCAACGACTCTCTCACGCCGGGCACTCCCTTCCGCACCCGCACCAACAACAACGGCGGCATCAACGGCGGCATTTCCAACGGCATGCCCGTCGTGTTCACCGTGGTCGTCAAGCCCACGCCCTCCATCGGCAAAGAGCAGGAGACCGTCAACATGAACACCAGCGAGGCCGCAAAGCTCATCATCACCGGCAGGCACGATCCCTGCATTCTTTCGCGCGCCGTGCCCGTCATCGAGGCCGCCTGCGCGCTGGCCCTCACCGAACTGCCGGGAGTGCTCGCATGAAAAATCTCGTGCTCATAGGACTTTCCGGCTGCGGCAAGAGCACCTTCGGCAGAAAGCTCGCAAAAAGACTGCGCCTGCCGCTTCTCGACACCGACGTCATGATCGAAAAAAAGACGGGCCGCTCCATTCCGGACATCTTTGCCGCAGACGGCGAGTCGGGCTTCCGGGACATCGAATCCGCCTGTGCCCGGGAAGCCGCCGCCGTGCAGGGGGCCGTCATATCCACGGGCGGAGGCATGATTCTGCGCGAAGAAAACATGAAGGAACTTTCCAAAAACGGCCTTGTCGTCTTCATCGACCGCCATCCTTCCCGCATTCTCCGCTCCACCACGCTGAAGGATCGCCCGCTTGTGCAGGACGACAGAGACAAGCTCTTCCGCCTCTATGCCGCCCGACTTGCCCTGTACCGACGTCACGCCGACGTGACCGTTCCCAATCACGGCAGCCCGCGCACCCTGAAGCGCCGTATTCTCCAGGTACTGCGGCATTACCGCCGCAGCAATTCCCACGTCTGAGCCCCGGAGTCTTCCATGAGCAGCATTCTGAACGGAAAGAAACTGGCCGTCATCGGCGATCCCATCGAACACAGCCTCTCCCCGCTCATTCAGCAGGCCATGCTGGACGAACTCGGCCTCTACTGCACCTACGGCCGCATCCTCGTTCCCGCCGGAACCGTGGCGGCCTGGCTGCCCGGCGCTCCCGGCATGAACCTTGCGGGCTTCAACGCCACCATGCCGCACAAGACAGATCTCGTGCCTCTCATGAACACGCTCTCCGACGACGCGCGCATGTACCACTCCGTGAACACCGTGGTTATCCGCGACGGACTTTTTCACGGTCACAACACCGACGGCGCGGGATTCCTCAGCTCCCTGCTCAATGAAGGCATCCGGCCGGAAGGAAAAAAGATTGCCGTGTACGGCGCCGGAGGGGCTGCCCGCTCCGTGGTGCTCAAGCTTGCCGCGGCGGAAGCCAAGTCCATTGCCGTGTGCTGCCGCACCCCGGCCAAGGCCGAAGAACTCGCCCGCTCCTCGGCCCGCGTGCATGTGGTCGCCCTCGGCAGCCCGGACTTTGAACGGACGCTGACCGAAGCGGATCTGTTCATCAACTGCACGCCGCTCGGCATGAAGGGCGTTCCCTCGCAGTTTGCCGACTTCCGTTTTCTCGACGCCCTGCCCGCCTCCGCGCCGGTGTGCGATGTCATCTACCGGCCGCTCAAGACCGAACTTCTGAAGGAAGCGGAAAAACGCGGACATCAGACCATGAACGGCCTCGGCATGCTCATTCATCAGGCCATTCTCGCGCTGGAACTGTTCGCCGCCATGCCGCTCGACGCCGCGCTCATGAAAAAGGCCGTGGAAAAAAGGCTGATTCCGGTGCTGCATCAGAAAGTCTGATCCGGAACGGGGCACGCCCCGTTCCGAACGCCGCTGCATCAATGATCCCCCGCGGGGCAGATTTCCCGCCGGATTCCGCCCCGTCTGCCAAAAGACGCGTGTCCGAAACGATGCGGCGCGAGAATCTCGCCCTGCGCCGTTTTCTCCCGTGCCGCCCGCCTTCCCACAGGCAAAAATGCGGCGCAGTCCGGACAATGCCATGCCCGCCATGTTGCGACGACGCGCAGGCCTGGTGCAAGGCGCAGCTCCGCGCGTCATGACGCCGGACGTGCGCGGCCCGCGCCTCCTAAAAAACGGCAACTATTTCATCCTCCACAAAACGCTGCGGCTGTCTCACCGGGTCGGCAAACGCTTCGTCCCGGCTCCTCCGGCGGATTTTCTCAGCACTTCCACGAAAAAAAGAACCGACTCGGTCACAAGTCGGTTCTTTTTCCGGATACTCTCTCGCCGCTGCTTTTTCTCTTGAACATTTCCTCCGGGCTTTTCCCCGCGGCTTCGGCAACGCGGAAAATACGCTTCGGCATTTCAGGTCTTGAAACTTTTCGGACGGTACTCGCCGCAGCCTGAATCCTCATGTTCAGGCGGGTCATCCGGGCGTCGGCGCGCCCGGATGACCCGATCAACACAGACTCTTGTCTTTACAGATCCTCAATGATGCGGTCGCACCAGGCGTCCACGTCATCCTTGTTGCCGGAATAGTCGCCGTCCACCTTGAGGCCCTCTTCCATAATCACGGCGCCCAGGCCGGAAAGCCGGTTTTCAATCACGTCCACCGCGCCGCAGAAATGCTCAAAACTGCTGTCGCCGCTGGCAAAACAGGCCGCCTTCTTGCCGCTTGCGCCGATGGCGTCGAAATTCTCGAACAGAGTGTTGAAGTCGTCCTGCATTTCCACCTCGTCCGTGCCCCAGGCCGAGCAGCCGAACAGTGCGGCGTCGTAGCCGTTGCACAGTCCTTCGGCCGACGCGTCGGCAGCGTTCAGCAGCGTGACGTCGTGACCGGCGTTTCCGATGCGTTCGGCGAGAGCTTCGGCAATACCCGCGGTATTGCCCGTCGTGGAACCATACACAATGAGAATCTTCATGGCTTTCTCCAGAAAAACCTCCGAAACAGAGACTCTAGGGCAGTGGCCGGTTCCCGACCCCGTGTCGGAAACCGGCGATCCCTGTCCCGGAGGGAAGATGAGTTCGCGTTTTTTTGCACGGCGGAGAGCATACCGCCCCTCTCCGCCGTGCTCGACCAGGAGTACGCACCCCGCACGCGCGGGATGGATGCAGGACAGAAATTTTGCCGGACCTTCGCTGTGAGCCGAACGTCCGGCCTGGGGGGGGGAGGAGACTGGAGCCTTGCGGCCCCAGAGCAAATTTTGCCGACATGTCATGGCGTGCATGCCGGCAATGCGGAGGAGAACTTTTCGGGGCACCTGTTTTTCCCGAAAAGTATGGCGAATGTGTTGACGAACAGAAACGTTCGTACTCCTGCCGCACGGCAGAAATTTTGCCGGAACACCCGCGTGGTCCGGCACGGAACGTCGCCTCGGAGTTCTCGACGTTCTTTATGGAGGCATGAAGCGCTCGGATCGCCTCATGCTGTTATGGCAAACATGCGTGGGCTCCTCGGGCCGTTCCCCACCGCGGGGAACGGCCCTCGCCGCACCAGGAGACTGAGGGTTACCCTCAGCACGGAACACGACCCGGTCGTATTCCAATATTGAGCAGGCGAACCTGCGGAAATTTTGCCGCCTGACGACTCCGGCGCTTGCCGGGTCAAGCCATCGTCAGACGGCCGGGGGGGGGGAGGTCAAAACCTTGTCCTGAACCTGTCGTTGCGAACTCTCTGAAATTTTCAAAGAACCAGGGAGCGCCCTTTTCCAGACAGACGGAACTCTTCCGTCATTGCTCCGGTCTGCGGTCGACTTTCCGCGCTTCTTGCAAAGACACGGACCCGACGACTTTTTTTTCGACCGTCGCTCCCCTTCCGCGCCCGCCGACACGCAGTCTGTGCACGGCGGCTTTGGCGGGGCGTCCTTTTCCGGCGTCTCTCGTTGAAATCGACATTAGTGAAAATGAATTTCAATGTCAACTTAATTTTTCTTTTTTTCCTATTCTTTTTGAAAAAACTTTTTTCTTATTGTCCATGATTAGGACGACCACGCCCAAAATATAAAAATCTTATATTTCAGAATGATCAATAAGGGCACGCAACACTGAGTCACAAAACGTCGGGGCAGGAGCAATTGTCGCAGGTAGCGCTGAGAATGTTGCCGTCCTGCATGAGCGCCGCATCCCCTGCTCTTTCCCAGGTCGGCATTTCGCCTGCCGCGCCGTGAAGTTCCCGAATCCGCGTCTTCGAATGCTCCCTCAGGCGTTGCCGCCTGCAACAATAAAAAAGTCGTGCCCGGGTGTTCCGAACACGACTTTTCAAAAGCTTCGTCAGCCGTGCTGACGCCAATGGTTGCGAAAAAAAACCTCTGCGTCTCTCCCAACACAGAGCTTCCCGGCGTTCCGCTCTTGTACCGAAGCCCGACCGAGGACGATCAGCGCCTGCGCCGAACGACGCAGCGTTTGAAGTGTCCCAGCGTTTTCCACTCGCTCAAAGCGACTCAGATTTTTCTGCCGAAAAAGACCATGCGGGCGGTTGGACGGAGCAGATGCACGTCATGATTGCCGCAGGTACCGCTAGCGTTCCAGCTTGAAACGGATGCGCAGCACGCCGCCGTCGTCGGGCTTCCACTCATGCGACACCCACACAAACTTCCCGCATTCCGCGGTGTGAGCCACATGCTCCCCGATGCAGGGACAGGCATCCAGCGCGCCTTCCGGCGAATCGGGATCGCCGATGTACACAATGCGCAGCGTGTCACCTGCGCTTTCGGGCAGACGCGACAGGTTGAACATCTTTGCCGCTTCCTCGCGGGCCATGTTCCGGGCTGTCACGGGCAGATCGCGGGCAAGTTCTCTGTTCACCTCGTCGGCAATGCTGCTTGCGTCCTCGGGCGACAGGTCGTGCGGAAAATGAAAATCCACCTTGGATTTGTTCGCATTGATGTGGGTGGAAAAACAACGAGGGCAGCCGTAACGGCGGATAAGCACGCCGCTCAGCGCGTGCTCGGCCGTGTGCATGCGCGGATCATATTCCTTGCTCATAACACCTTCCTTAATAATGAATAACGTCCTGCATGTGCTACCGCAAAATACGGCAAAGGAAAAGTTGCGACCAAAGGAAGAGTCCCGGCGTTCCGCCCACCCTGCCGCAAGTCGGTCGGAGCGCGGCAATCTGGCGCAAAACGTGCCTACACCCTCAGAACAAAAATTTAAACACACAGGGCCTTTTTCCCGCTTCAAAGGCAAAAAGACGCCATCTTTCCCCTCTGAAAGGCAACTGCAAAGCCCGAATCCCTTTGCTCCCGCTGTTTTGCCGTTTTGCCCCTAAAAAAATAACTCGTGATATTTCTCATAGTTATAATAATCTTCTTTTTGAGCCCTCACGACCGAAATTCTAAGGTGTTTCAAATTTTTATACCGACTCAACATACTGAAATAAAATAATATTTATTTTTATTTATCGTAAAATTATTAC includes the following:
- a CDS encoding 3-dehydroquinate synthase II family protein, which gives rise to MNIYFKSVPFSKNDVTLALESGVDGVIVPADKVESVSVLSRTPVIAEEDMPSCAMTSKADEEQIRDSLRSGKQVVLARGWEIIPVENLLAQCDNVTAEAGTLEEAVLASGILQRGVQGIVVLPEAIGDLKEIVSRCKISREHEDLEEAEIVRVEPAGLGHRVCIDTMSMLHRGQGMLVGNSSAFTFLVHAETEHNEYVASRPFRVNAGAVHAYVRLPGDATTYLSEVTAGTQMLVVDYTGATSIATAGRVKIEVRPMLLVEAKVGDKTGAVFLQNAETIRLTAPDGTPVSVVTLKPGDKVLCRTDEAGRHFGMRIKEDIQEK
- the pheA gene encoding prephenate dehydratase, whose translation is MAEPFQIPGLADLRRQIDDVDSQLLELLNRRAGLSVAVGQAKRQVSGKVFDPAREARLLEGLAKRNPGPLKTEHILSIWRAVLSASRSLQKPCAVAYLGPEGTFSYFAAMDFLGESMTFVPCRDFHEIFRGVSLGQFDAGVIPLENSIHGTITQSFDLFSQYEVNIQAEFYSRIANSLLSRETSLDNVKTVYSHAQPLGQCATWLRAHLPGARLVSVDSTAAAAWKASQEAGAASIGHRSMAEKLGMGSLADNIQDDAANWTRFVLIRAGEVPAGSPHETDADNFKSSLLFTVKNKAGTLCDVLNVFSAHKVNMTKLESRPLKGRCWDYIFFADVECDLTASRRADLIRDLAACCTSLRVLGCYPEGPRLDSTANTTGF
- the aroA gene encoding 3-phosphoshikimate 1-carboxyvinyltransferase produces the protein MITLQAPASKSVSHRTLIAAALAHGSSLVRHALSSADLERTRDILHTAGAVMEDLGDGNWRVQGMEKGPVGGIDEPADCNVGESGTTCRLLTAVLAAGRGSFRIHGVPRMHERPIGALAKALQALGARVTFEEKEGYPPLVLSTDGLAGGDVDMSVDESSQFLSGLLLAAPFCPSPLRISLTGKKVVSWPYVGLTLQVLEDFGIAFEVETLAGGAWKRVPWKSVQEARPGELRITVHPGSYKSGEYRVEGDWSGASYLLAAGAVGREPVLVTGLRPDSLQGDRAILSILRDMGASIDVRGDGILVSPSKMHGITVDMGACPDLVPTVAMTAAYAEGETRMENIAHLRLKECDRISACAAELSRIGASVEEGADYLVVRGLAPDTPSIPEGTVFHAYNDHRIAMSASLLGLGRGQRVVVDDPAVVCKSFPEFWNVWSALA
- a CDS encoding prephenate dehydrogenase/arogenate dehydrogenase family protein, with the protein product MSERIVIVGCRGRMGSMLMERFGRNPELAPAGLDLPFEEQAVQEACRGARLVLLCIPATAIADTVALLRPFMEKSAILADITSVKELPMQHMESLWDGPVVGTHPLFGPVPAQDLELRVTIVPGRRASEEDTCFVESLFQGFGCVTFRATAEEHDIAEAKIQGMNFITSAVYFAMTAEDPALLPYITPSFLRRMNSSEKQLMEDGALFTWLFEANPHSQAMTRQYRNLLSLAAAGDVDLILHKARWWWKEGEEKKKIHEEARKVALQSARMGLKKGLQ
- the aroC gene encoding chorismate synthase, producing MRYSLFGESHGPAIGVVLQGVPSGLDIDEDFIRAEMARRAPGKSPLATARNEKDEVRILSGVFEGKACGTPLCGVIENTDTRSRDYAATRWLARPGHADFTAHLRYRGFEDYRGGGHFSGRLTAPLVFAGAVAKLALRARGVEVLARVKSIAGIDDAPLDLATPDAEALRAAARKPLPVIDDARGEAMQQAILDARGDGDSVGGLIQCFALNVPAGLGSPDFDENIETLIARHMFAVPAVKGLAFGAGFDFASMRGSEANDSLTPGTPFRTRTNNNGGINGGISNGMPVVFTVVVKPTPSIGKEQETVNMNTSEAAKLIITGRHDPCILSRAVPVIEAACALALTELPGVLA
- a CDS encoding shikimate kinase — protein: MKNLVLIGLSGCGKSTFGRKLAKRLRLPLLDTDVMIEKKTGRSIPDIFAADGESGFRDIESACAREAAAVQGAVISTGGGMILREENMKELSKNGLVVFIDRHPSRILRSTTLKDRPLVQDDRDKLFRLYAARLALYRRHADVTVPNHGSPRTLKRRILQVLRHYRRSNSHV
- the aroE gene encoding shikimate dehydrogenase, with the translated sequence MSSILNGKKLAVIGDPIEHSLSPLIQQAMLDELGLYCTYGRILVPAGTVAAWLPGAPGMNLAGFNATMPHKTDLVPLMNTLSDDARMYHSVNTVVIRDGLFHGHNTDGAGFLSSLLNEGIRPEGKKIAVYGAGGAARSVVLKLAAAEAKSIAVCCRTPAKAEELARSSARVHVVALGSPDFERTLTEADLFINCTPLGMKGVPSQFADFRFLDALPASAPVCDVIYRPLKTELLKEAEKRGHQTMNGLGMLIHQAILALELFAAMPLDAALMKKAVEKRLIPVLHQKV
- a CDS encoding flavodoxin; the protein is MKILIVYGSTTGNTAGIAEALAERIGNAGHDVTLLNAADASAEGLCNGYDAALFGCSAWGTDEVEMQDDFNTLFENFDAIGASGKKAACFASGDSSFEHFCGAVDVIENRLSGLGAVIMEEGLKVDGDYSGNKDDVDAWCDRIIEDL